Proteins from one Peromyscus eremicus chromosome 8a, PerEre_H2_v1, whole genome shotgun sequence genomic window:
- the G6pc3 gene encoding glucose-6-phosphatase 3, with translation MESTLIAGIAMAEALQNRLPGLENMWLWVTFLGDPKNLFIFFFPAAYYASRRLGISVLWITFITEWLNLIFKWFLFGHRPFWWVHESGYSSQTPIQVHQFPSSCESGPGSPSGHCMVTGAALWPVMTAISSQVASRSHSPWVRAIPSLAYCTFLLAVGLSRVFLLAHFPHQVLAGLISGAALGWLMAPRVPMERELSFYGLTALALMLGASLIYWTLFTLGLDLSWSVNLAFKWCERPEWVRLDSRPFASLSRDSGAALGLGIALHSPCYAQIRRAHLGTGQKIACFMLAMGLLVILEWLGHPPQISLFYIFNFLKYTLWPCLVLALVPWVVHTFSAQEAPPIRSS, from the exons ATGGAGTCCACGCTGATCGCGGGCATCGCGATGGCCGAAGCGCTGCAGAACCGGCTCCCCGGACTAGAGAACATGTGGCTCTGGGTCACCTTTCTGGGCGATCCCAAGAACCTCTTTATATTCTTCTTCCCCGCGGCCTACTACGCCTCTCGCCGCCTGGGCATCTCCGTGCTCTGGATCACCTTCATTACTGAGTGGCTCAACCTCATCTTCAAGTG GTTTCTGTTTGGACACAGGCCCTTTTGGTGGGTGCACGAGTCTGGGTACTCCAGCCAGACTCCAATCCAGGTTCATCAGTTCCCCTCTTCTTGTGAGTCCGGTCCAG GCAGCCCTTCTGGCCATTGCATGGTCACAGGAGCAGCGCTCTGGCCCGTGATGACAGCCATTTCTTCTCAAGTGGCCTCTCGGTCCCACAG cccctgggTAAGGGCGATTCCTAGCCTGGCTTATTGCACCTTCCTATTGGCTGTCGGCCTATCTCGGGTCTTCCTCTTAGCACACTTCCCTCACCAGGTGTTGGCGGGCCTTATAAGTG GTGCTGCCCTTGGGTGGCTGATGGCCCCCCGGGTGCCCATGGAACGGGAACTTAGCTTCTATGGGTTGACTGCTCTGGCCCTCATGCTGGGTGCCAGCCTCATATATTGGACTCTCTTTACATTAGGCCTGGATCTTTCCTG GTCCGTCAACCTGGCTTTCAAGTGGTGTGAGCGGCCCGAGTGGGTGCGTTTGGACAGTCGGCCCTTTGCCTCACTGAGCCGGGACTCGGGAGCTGCCCTGGGTCTTGGCATTGCCCTACACTCTCCCTGTTATGCCCAGATACGGCGGGCACACCTAGGAACTGGTCAGAAGATAGCATGCTTTATGCTGGCGATGGGGCTGCTGGTCATCCTGGAATGGCTGGGCCACCCACCTCAGATCAGCCTCTTCTACATCTTCAACTTCCTGAAGTACACCCTCTGGCCCTGCCTGGTCTTGGCCCTGGTGCCCTGGGTGGTGCACACATTCAGTGCCCAGGAGGCACCACCCATTCGCTCCTCTTGA